Part of the Streptomyces sp. NBC_01353 genome, CGGCTTTCGGCGATGCCGACGCCGACGAGCAGGAGGACGGCCGCGGGGGAATGCGGGATCGGCTCCTCGGGGTCGTGGATCACCGTGCCGCTCACCCGCACGTCGAGGCCCTCGGGTGCCACGAGCACCCGCACCGGGGACACATCGACGTCCTGCGCCAGGACCCTCAAGGTGACCGGATCGCGGCTCTCCTGCGGCGTCGCGGACGTTGTCGGATCGGACAACAGGTGCCTCGTTTCGTGGGGAGATCGACCACGGTGACGTGGGGTGCGGGCTGCCAGGATAGCCACGTATCAGCAGTCGATCCGAAGAGGGAGACCTCGCGCATGACCGTCGCCGAGCAGCCGGCCCCGCCCGCCACCGCACTTGTCGGACTCTTCCCCGACGGCTCTCACCTGGATGAACATGGTGAGCTCATCGTCGGCGGGTGCCGCGTGACCGACCTGGCCGACCGCTTCGGGACCCCTGCGGTCGTGGTCGACGAGAACGCACTTCGCCGCCGGGCCCGGCGGTACGTCAGCGCCATGGCGGAGCATTGGCCGAACAGCCAAGTGGTCTTCGCGTCGAAGTCGTTCCCCTGCACCGCGGTGGTCCGCACCCTGGTCGAGGAAGGCCTGGGGGTGGACGTGGCCGGAGGCGGCGAACTCGTCACCGCCCTCGCCGCGGGTGTCGACCCGGCGCGGCTCGTCGTCCACGGGAACGCCAAGACCGAGGAGGAGCTGGCGATGGCGGTGGCCGGCGGCGCCGGCACGATCGTTGTGGACAACTTCGACGACATCGACCGCCTTGAGCGTGTGGTGGGTGACCGGCGGCAGCGGGTGCTGCTCCGGGTCATCCCGGAAGTGTCCGCCGACACCCATGAGGCGATGGTCACCGGGCAGCGGGGCTCGAAGTTCGGGCTGTCCGTCCCGGACGCCGTCCTGGCCGCGGCGCGACTCCGAGCAAGTGACCGTCTGTTGCTGGAGGGGCTGCACGTGCATGTCGGCTCGCAGCTGCTCGACACCGAGCCGTTCCGGAAGGCGGTCGAGGCTCTGGCCGGCATCGGGGAGCTGGGCGAACACGCCGTCTACGACCTCGGCGGAGGACTCGGCGTTCGCTACACCTACGACGACCGCCCGCCGACCGTCGAGGAGTACGTACGGACCCTGACGGACGCGGCCCGCAAGCACCTTCCGTCGACGGCCCGCCTGATCATCGAGCCCGGCCGTTCACTCGTGGCCGAGGCGGCCATGACCCTCTACCGCGTGGTCACGGTCAAGCCCGGAGCGCGCACCCTGGTGGCTGTGGACGGCGGAATGGCCGACAACCTGGAGCCGATGCTGTACGGCCAGCGGTTCGAGGCGACCGTCGCCTCCCGCGTCGGCGGCGGCGGGCGATGCGATCTCGTCGGACGTCACTGCGAGTCGGGGGACACACTGATCCGTGACATACGCCTGCGGGACCCACGGGTCGACGACGTCATCGCGGTGCCGGTGACCGGCGCGTACTGCTCCTCGCTCGCCAACAACTACAACGGCGCCAGGCGACCGCCCGTCGTGTTCTGCCGCGACGGGGAAGCCCGTGAAGTGGTCCGCAGGGAGACCTACGACGATCTGCTGCGGCGCGACATCGGCGTTGACGGTTGCGACGGGTGAGAGCGCAGAGGCCGGTGGCTCAGTCGTCGGCCGGGGGGTGGTCGACGAGCCGTACGGCCGTCTCGGCCGCCAGCTCGTCGAGCTCCTTCTGAAGCGCCCGAGCCTGCGCCTCGAGCTCCGCGATTCCGGCTTCCCGTTGGTCGGCCACCGCTGTGATCCGCGCTGTGTCTGCGGCGATCACGGCACAGGCCTGATCGACAGCGGCGTTCAGCTGCTCGTCGCCGGCGGTACGGGCGAAGTCGTCCAGAGCGCGCTTCACGGCGTCGGAGCCTCCGCGCGTGAAGATCTGCTGCAACACGTCGTGGTCGAGGTGGTCGGTCACAAGGCCCCCTGGGTGCGCTCGTTCTGAATGCACAGACTAACGACGGGGCTCGACCGAGGACGCGGCTGCGCCCCGTACGAACCGGTCGGGGACACGAAGCGGTCCTGCCCCCTCGTGGCAGGATCGCCGCCGCGTCGGCGCGGCTGCCCGACCCGGAGAGGCGCTGCCGCGTGAGCTGCCACTTCCCGTGATCAGCTGACTCTCCTGCCAAGGCACGGGTATCGGCTGGGTCGCCCTGACACGGGACGACGACGGCACCTTGGAATGGGTCGCCACCTCCACCTCGTCCAATCCGTTCTCCAAGGTCGCCTTGGACGAGACCACGGTGACCGCTGTCAGTACGGCAGGCCGCATCTGGGCCTTCCCTCGCAACGCACCTCAGCAAGTCAAGATCACCGAAGATCCCGCCCACCCGTGGCGTGGTTGAGGAACGCGTCGTCTCAAGCGCTGCTCGTTCCCCGGTGGCGCTCCGGGACGCAGGGGGTTGTCAGAGCCGGACGATGACGAGAGCGGTGTCGTCGGTGGCGCCCACGGCCGGGAGCAGGTCGAGAAGAAGCGCGTCGGCGAGCGGCTCGGGCTCGGCTCCGCGGTGGTGGGTGAGGGAGTCGGCGAGGCGAGTGAGGCCGACGTCGATGTCCTCGCGGCGGCGTTCGATCAGGCCGTCGGTGTAGAGGACGAGGGTGTCGCCTTCGGTGAAGGTGCTGGTGGCCTGCGGGCGGGGAACGTGGTCGGGGCGGGCGCCGAGCGGGGGGTCGGTGGCCTGGTCGAGGAATTCGACGGCGCCGTCGGTGCGGAGCAGGGCGGGTGGGGGGTGACCGGCGCTGCTGTACGTGATGGTGTGGGTGTCCCAGTCGATGAAGGTCTTGACGGCGGTGGCGTTCTCGGCTCCTTCGACGGAGCGCGCGTACAGGCCGAGGACTTCCAGCGCTTGGGCGGGGCCGTCGGCGACGTGGGAGGCGGCGCTGAGCGCGCTGCGGAGCAGGCCCATGACGCATGCGGCCTGGAGGCCGTGGCCGACGACGTCGCCGACGGCGACGCCGATGCGGTCGCCGGGCAGATCGACGAGGTCGTACCAGTCGCCGCAGACGTTGAGCGTTCCGATGGCGGGCCGGTAGCGCACGGCGGCCCGGTGGTGGCCGAAGGGGCCGGGGGCGGGCAGCATCGCGTCCTGCAGGGCGAGGGCGATTTCGCGTTCCCGGGCGTGGGCCTCACGGAGCCGTTCGTTGACCTGCTGCAGTTCCCTGGCCCTCGTGTACAGCTCGGCCTCCAGCGCCCGAGTGCGGCTGCCTCGCGCGCCACGGGCCTTGATGAGCTCGGTGACCTCCTCGACACGGTGCAGCAGCAGCATTACTTGGCCGTCCGGCCCGAGCACCGGTGCGTTGACGGGGCTCCAGTACCGCTCTTCCCACTCGCCTGGCCGTTCGAAGGACTCCACGTCGTAACGCTGCAGCGCCATCGTGTCCCGTTCGCGGGTGGCCAGCACCCGTTGGAGTGACGCCTGCAGGTTCCGCGCGCCGGTGGCGGCGGGGTCGCCGGGGTTGTCGGGGAAGACGTCGAACAGATACCGGCCGATCAGCTGCTCGCGCGTCCGGCCCGACATCCGAACGAACTCCTCGTTCACGTCCACGTACACCAGCTCGGGAGTCAGTAGCGCGACCATGGCGGGCAGTGCCTGGAACACCGCCGCGTGGTCGATTCCCGCCTCCGTCATGGTCGGCCTGCCTCTGCATTCGGTACTGTCCGGTGATCCCACGATAAGAGCCAGGGTGAGCCATCGCGCCTTCGCCGGATCGGTGGCCGCGCTGTTCGGGAAGGCGGCGCTTACCCGGCCCTGATGGACGTGCGTCCCGACCTGGCGGCGGTTTGGCCCCACGTACGCGACGAGGCGCGGCGTCGGGCGTTGCCACTGGCGGATCCCCCCCTTGCGC contains:
- the lysA gene encoding diaminopimelate decarboxylase translates to MTVAEQPAPPATALVGLFPDGSHLDEHGELIVGGCRVTDLADRFGTPAVVVDENALRRRARRYVSAMAEHWPNSQVVFASKSFPCTAVVRTLVEEGLGVDVAGGGELVTALAAGVDPARLVVHGNAKTEEELAMAVAGGAGTIVVDNFDDIDRLERVVGDRRQRVLLRVIPEVSADTHEAMVTGQRGSKFGLSVPDAVLAAARLRASDRLLLEGLHVHVGSQLLDTEPFRKAVEALAGIGELGEHAVYDLGGGLGVRYTYDDRPPTVEEYVRTLTDAARKHLPSTARLIIEPGRSLVAEAAMTLYRVVTVKPGARTLVAVDGGMADNLEPMLYGQRFEATVASRVGGGGRCDLVGRHCESGDTLIRDIRLRDPRVDDVIAVPVTGAYCSSLANNYNGARRPPVVFCRDGEAREVVRRETYDDLLRRDIGVDGCDG
- a CDS encoding SpoIIE family protein phosphatase, whose translation is MTEAGIDHAAVFQALPAMVALLTPELVYVDVNEEFVRMSGRTREQLIGRYLFDVFPDNPGDPAATGARNLQASLQRVLATRERDTMALQRYDVESFERPGEWEERYWSPVNAPVLGPDGQVMLLLHRVEEVTELIKARGARGSRTRALEAELYTRARELQQVNERLREAHAREREIALALQDAMLPAPGPFGHHRAAVRYRPAIGTLNVCGDWYDLVDLPGDRIGVAVGDVVGHGLQAACVMGLLRSALSAASHVADGPAQALEVLGLYARSVEGAENATAVKTFIDWDTHTITYSSAGHPPPALLRTDGAVEFLDQATDPPLGARPDHVPRPQATSTFTEGDTLVLYTDGLIERRREDIDVGLTRLADSLTHHRGAEPEPLADALLLDLLPAVGATDDTALVIVRL